The Euphorbia lathyris chromosome 2, ddEupLath1.1, whole genome shotgun sequence genome includes a window with the following:
- the LOC136216531 gene encoding protein VASCULAR ASSOCIATED DEATH 1, chloroplastic isoform X1, with translation MAVTTETAESVSSLPMAPSASKSVSDFASEPSSPARISWAADTPDRSDHSNSSPASNSDSQSFAALKSEEYRQLFRLPPEEALVQDFNCAFQESILLQGHMYLFTHYLCFYSNIFGFETKKVIPFIEITSVKRAKTAGIFPNAIEILAGGKKYFFASFLSRDEAFKLINDGWVQHGDGAKAMAEQQESVSGSSSTDNGLVSIKQVSIFKEDHELEPNDRDKGASPSNDYEVLVSPLHFVENDGFSDVVTELQGDIEMDVEQVGCIEPLSTSRTCVWKEENDDAPQIQKSYTRVGETKFAVKVEEFFNLFFSDDAIDFMNSFHSRSGDKEFRCSSWIPEENLVHTRKVSFQHPIKIYFGAKFGSCQEVQKFRVYRNSHLVIETSQEISDVPYGDYFRVEGLWDVVKGGDETNEGCILRIFVDVSFSKRTVFKGRILQSTVEECREAYAIWIEMAHELLKQKNLEKQEDPATSMTENAVCPESDQKICDSSETSNRSNDSRVMKQISGGVSDRAGNVMQGNFLSTAWLKPLLRECAAKFSTFLRTQSQVSLILVVAFVVIFLMQVSIIVLLNRPQKVIMAPAGEYYRGSSIGERSAESLAWLESRAHHLKDEIFMVERQLQRLHREHSWLKEQVKDLNHFTNHK, from the exons ATGGCAGTCACCACTGAGACTGCCGAGAGTGTCAGTTCACTCCCAATGGCGCCTTCTGCTTCAAAATCAGTGTCTGACTTCGCTTCTGAACCGTCTTCTCCAGCTCGTATTTCATGGGCTGCCGACACACCTGATCGCAGTGATCACTCCAATTCTTCTCCAGCTTCCAACTCCGATTCTCAG TCTTTTGCAGCATTGAAAAGTGAAGAGTATCGTCAGCTTTTCCGTCTTCCACCAGAGGAA GCCCTTGTGCAGGACTTTAATTGTGCATTTCAGGAAAGTATTCTTCTTCAG GGTCATATGTACCTTTTCACGCATTATCTTTGCTTTTATTCCAACATATTTGGATTTGAGACGAAG AAAGTAATTCCTTTTATCGAAATTACAAGTGTGAAACGAGCAAAGACAGCTGGAATATTTCCTAATGCGATTGAAATTTTAGCTGGAGGGAAAAAG TACTTTTTTGCATCATTTCTATCCCGTGATGAAGCTTTCAAGCTCATCAATGATGGATGGGTGCAACATGGTGACGGTGCTAAAGCAATGGCAGAACAGCAG GAATCCGTATCAGGATCTAGTAGCACTGATAATGGACTAGTTTCAATTAAACAGGTCAGTATCTTCAAAGAAGACCATGAATTGGAGCCTAATGACAG GGATAAGGGTGCTTCTCCTTCAAATGACTATGAGGTCTTAGTCTCACCCCTTCATTTTGTTGAGAATGATGGATTCTCAGATGTAGTTACAGAGCTACAAGGTGATATCGAAATGGATGTTGAACAAGTTGGATGTATTGAGCCTTTATCTACATCAAGGACCTGTGTATGGAAGGAGGAGAATGATGATGCACCTCAGA TTCAAAAATCTTATACAAGAGTTGGAGAAACAAAGTTCGCG GTAAAGGTTGAGGAATTCTTCAATTTGTTCTTTTCAGATGATGCTATTGATTTTATGAATTCTTTTCACAGCAGAAGTGGAGATAAAG AATTCAGGTGCTCTTCATGGATCCCAGAAGAAAACCTTGTGCATACTCGTAAAGTGTCATTTCAGCAtccaataaaaatttattttg GTGCAAAATTTGGCAGCTGCCAGGAAGTCCAGAAATTTCGAGTGTACAGAAACAG TCATTTGGTTATCGAGACATCACAAGAAATCAGTGATGTACCTTATGGGGATTATTTTCGTGTAGAG GGGCTTTGGGACGTAGTCAAAGGTGGCGATGAAACAAATGAAGGCTGCATTCTGCGCATATTCGTAGATGTGTCATTCAGCAAGAGAACTGTTTTTAAAG GGAGAATATTGCAGTCTACAGTGGAGGAGTGTCGTGAAGCTTATGCAATATGGATAGAAATG GCACATGAACTTTTGAAGCAAAAGAACCTTGAAAAACAAGAAG ATCCTGCTACTAGCATGACTGAGAATGCAGTGTGCCCTGAATCTGATCAGAAGATATGCGACTCTTCAGAAACGTCAAACCGGTCAAATGACAGCAGGGTGATGAAACAGATATCAGGTGGTGTAAGTGATCGGGCTGGGAACGTCATGCAGGGAAATTTCTTAAGTACTGCATGGTTGAAACCTTTATTGAGGGAATGTGCAGCAAAATTCTCTACATTTTTGAGGACTCAGAGCCAAGTTTCCCTCATCTTAGTTGTCGCATTTGTTGTGATCTTCTTGATGCAG GTGAGCATAATTGTTCTATTGAACAGACCTCAGAAAGTGATAATGGCTCCTGCAGGAGAGTATTACAGAGGCAGCTCAATAGGCGAAAGATCAGCTGAATCTCTGGCGTGGTTGGAGAGTCGGGCGCATCACCTTAAAGACGAGATTTTCATGGTGGAGAGACAGCTTCAGAGGTTGCACCGCGAACACAGTTGGTTGAAAGAACAGGTGAAAGACCTCAATCATTTTACAAACCACAAATAG
- the LOC136216531 gene encoding protein VASCULAR ASSOCIATED DEATH 1, chloroplastic isoform X2, producing MAVTTETAESVSSLPMAPSASKSVSDFASEPSSPARISWAADTPDRSDHSNSSPASNSDSQSFAALKSEEYRQLFRLPPEEALVQDFNCAFQESILLQGHMYLFTHYLCFYSNIFGFETKKVIPFIEITSVKRAKTAGIFPNAIEILAGGKKYFFASFLSRDEAFKLINDGWVQHGDGAKAMAEQQVSIFKEDHELEPNDRDKGASPSNDYEVLVSPLHFVENDGFSDVVTELQGDIEMDVEQVGCIEPLSTSRTCVWKEENDDAPQIQKSYTRVGETKFAVKVEEFFNLFFSDDAIDFMNSFHSRSGDKEFRCSSWIPEENLVHTRKVSFQHPIKIYFGAKFGSCQEVQKFRVYRNSHLVIETSQEISDVPYGDYFRVEGLWDVVKGGDETNEGCILRIFVDVSFSKRTVFKGRILQSTVEECREAYAIWIEMAHELLKQKNLEKQEDPATSMTENAVCPESDQKICDSSETSNRSNDSRVMKQISGGVSDRAGNVMQGNFLSTAWLKPLLRECAAKFSTFLRTQSQVSLILVVAFVVIFLMQVSIIVLLNRPQKVIMAPAGEYYRGSSIGERSAESLAWLESRAHHLKDEIFMVERQLQRLHREHSWLKEQVKDLNHFTNHK from the exons ATGGCAGTCACCACTGAGACTGCCGAGAGTGTCAGTTCACTCCCAATGGCGCCTTCTGCTTCAAAATCAGTGTCTGACTTCGCTTCTGAACCGTCTTCTCCAGCTCGTATTTCATGGGCTGCCGACACACCTGATCGCAGTGATCACTCCAATTCTTCTCCAGCTTCCAACTCCGATTCTCAG TCTTTTGCAGCATTGAAAAGTGAAGAGTATCGTCAGCTTTTCCGTCTTCCACCAGAGGAA GCCCTTGTGCAGGACTTTAATTGTGCATTTCAGGAAAGTATTCTTCTTCAG GGTCATATGTACCTTTTCACGCATTATCTTTGCTTTTATTCCAACATATTTGGATTTGAGACGAAG AAAGTAATTCCTTTTATCGAAATTACAAGTGTGAAACGAGCAAAGACAGCTGGAATATTTCCTAATGCGATTGAAATTTTAGCTGGAGGGAAAAAG TACTTTTTTGCATCATTTCTATCCCGTGATGAAGCTTTCAAGCTCATCAATGATGGATGGGTGCAACATGGTGACGGTGCTAAAGCAATGGCAGAACAGCAG GTCAGTATCTTCAAAGAAGACCATGAATTGGAGCCTAATGACAG GGATAAGGGTGCTTCTCCTTCAAATGACTATGAGGTCTTAGTCTCACCCCTTCATTTTGTTGAGAATGATGGATTCTCAGATGTAGTTACAGAGCTACAAGGTGATATCGAAATGGATGTTGAACAAGTTGGATGTATTGAGCCTTTATCTACATCAAGGACCTGTGTATGGAAGGAGGAGAATGATGATGCACCTCAGA TTCAAAAATCTTATACAAGAGTTGGAGAAACAAAGTTCGCG GTAAAGGTTGAGGAATTCTTCAATTTGTTCTTTTCAGATGATGCTATTGATTTTATGAATTCTTTTCACAGCAGAAGTGGAGATAAAG AATTCAGGTGCTCTTCATGGATCCCAGAAGAAAACCTTGTGCATACTCGTAAAGTGTCATTTCAGCAtccaataaaaatttattttg GTGCAAAATTTGGCAGCTGCCAGGAAGTCCAGAAATTTCGAGTGTACAGAAACAG TCATTTGGTTATCGAGACATCACAAGAAATCAGTGATGTACCTTATGGGGATTATTTTCGTGTAGAG GGGCTTTGGGACGTAGTCAAAGGTGGCGATGAAACAAATGAAGGCTGCATTCTGCGCATATTCGTAGATGTGTCATTCAGCAAGAGAACTGTTTTTAAAG GGAGAATATTGCAGTCTACAGTGGAGGAGTGTCGTGAAGCTTATGCAATATGGATAGAAATG GCACATGAACTTTTGAAGCAAAAGAACCTTGAAAAACAAGAAG ATCCTGCTACTAGCATGACTGAGAATGCAGTGTGCCCTGAATCTGATCAGAAGATATGCGACTCTTCAGAAACGTCAAACCGGTCAAATGACAGCAGGGTGATGAAACAGATATCAGGTGGTGTAAGTGATCGGGCTGGGAACGTCATGCAGGGAAATTTCTTAAGTACTGCATGGTTGAAACCTTTATTGAGGGAATGTGCAGCAAAATTCTCTACATTTTTGAGGACTCAGAGCCAAGTTTCCCTCATCTTAGTTGTCGCATTTGTTGTGATCTTCTTGATGCAG GTGAGCATAATTGTTCTATTGAACAGACCTCAGAAAGTGATAATGGCTCCTGCAGGAGAGTATTACAGAGGCAGCTCAATAGGCGAAAGATCAGCTGAATCTCTGGCGTGGTTGGAGAGTCGGGCGCATCACCTTAAAGACGAGATTTTCATGGTGGAGAGACAGCTTCAGAGGTTGCACCGCGAACACAGTTGGTTGAAAGAACAGGTGAAAGACCTCAATCATTTTACAAACCACAAATAG